The Neomonachus schauinslandi chromosome 11, ASM220157v2, whole genome shotgun sequence genome contains a region encoding:
- the LOC110575790 gene encoding olfactory receptor 4S2, producing the protein MGKINNVTEFIFWGLSQNLESEEVCFVVFSFFYTVILLGNVLIMLTVYMGNLFKVPMYFFLNYLSFVDICYSSVTAPKMIVDLLAKSKTISYVGCMLQLFGVHFFGCTEIFILTVMAYDRYVAICKPLHYTTIMDQGRCNKMLLGTWIGGFLHSIIQVAMVVQLPFCGPNEIDHYFCDVHPVLKLACTDTYVVGVVVTTNSGTIALGSFVILIISYTIILMSLRKHSAEGRYKALSTCSSHTAVVIIFFGPCTFMYMRPDTTFSEDKVVAVFYTIITPMLNPLIYTLRNAEVKNAMKRLWGRRVFSKANGK; encoded by the coding sequence ATGGGGAAAATAAACAATGTAACTGAATTCATTTTCTGGGGTCTTTCTCAGAACCTAGAGAGTGAAGAAGTTTGTTTCgtggtgttttctttcttctacacaGTCATTCTTCTGGGAAATGTCCTCATCATGCTGACTGTTTACATGGGCAACCTTTTCAAGGTTCCGATGTATTTCTTCCTCAACTACTTGTCTTTTGTGGATATTTGTTACTCTTCAGTCACAGCTCCCAAGATGATTGTTGACCTATTAGCCAAGAGCAAAACTATCTCCTATGTGGGGTGCATGCTGCAACTCTTTGGGGTACATTTCTTTGGTTGCACAGAGATCTTCATCCTTACTGTTATGGCCTATGATCGCTATGTGGCTATCTGTAAACCCCTACACTATACGACCATCATGGACCAGGGCAGATGTAATAAAATGTTGCTGGGGACCTGGATAGGTGGGTTCTTACACTCCATTATTCAAGTGGCTATGGTAGTCCAGTTACCTTTCTGTGGACCCAATGAGATCGATCACTACTTTTGTGATGTCCACCCTGTGCTGAAACTTGCCTGCACAGACACATATGTTGTTGGTGTTGTGGTGACCACCAACAGTGGTACCATTGCTCTGGGGAGCTTTGTAATCTTGATAATTTCCTATACCATCATCCTGATGTCCCTGAGAAAGCATTCAGCAGAAGGAAGATACAAAGCACTCTCCACCTGTAGCTCCCACACTGCTGTGGTCATCATCTTTTTTGGCCCCTGTACTTTCATGTATATGCGCCCTGATACTACCTTTTCAGAGGATAAGGTGGTGGCTGTATTTTACACCATTATCACCCCCATGTTAAATCCCTTGATCTATACACTGAGAAATGCAGAAGTAAAGAATGCAATGAAAAGACTGTGGGGCAGGAGGGTTTTCTCAAAAGCTAATGGTAAATAG
- the LOC110575791 gene encoding olfactory receptor 4C11, whose translation MQQNNSVTEFILLGLMQDPMKKKMIFVIFFILYMGTMIRNLLIIVTIKFSRTLGSPMYFFLFYWSLADSCFSTSTAPRLIVDSLSAKRIITYNECMTQVFALHFLGCMEIYVLILMAADRYVAICKPLRYPTIMRQQVCTILIVLAWIGSFIHSIAQIILALRLPFCGPNLIDHYCCDLQPLLELACMDTYMINLLLVSNSGVICSSSFVILMISYIVILHSLRNHSAEGRKKALSTCTSHIIVVVLFFVPCIFIYTRPPTTFPMDKMVAVFYTIGTPFLNPLIYTLRNAEVKNAMRKLWHIKITTESKR comes from the coding sequence ATGCAGCAAAATAACAGCGTAACTGAGTTCATCCTATTAGGATTGATGCAAGAtcctatgaaaaagaaaatgatatttgtaatcttcttcattttatatatgggAACCATGATAAGGAATTTACTGATTATAGTGACCATCAAGTTCAGCCGGACACTTGGGAGCCCCATgtactttttcctattttattggtCTCTTGCTGATTCCTGCTTTTCAACATCCACAGCCCCCAGACTAATTGTGGACTCACTCTCTGCAAAAAGAATCATAACTTATAATGAGTGCATGACTCAAGTCTTTGCACTACATTTCTTAGGCTGCATGGAGATCTATGTCCTCATCCTCATGGCTGCTGATCGCTATGTGGCCATCTGTAAGCCCCTACGTTACCCAACCATCATGAGGCAGCAGGTCTGCACAATCCTGATTGTTCTTGCATGGATAGggtcttttatccattctatagCCCAGATTATCCTGGCTTTGAGGTTGCCCTTCTGTGGACCAAATTTGATTGATCATTACTGCTGTGATTTGCAGCCCTTGCTGGAACTTGCTTGCATGGACACATACATGATCAACCTACTGTTGGTGTCTAACAGCGGGGTCATTTGCTCAAGCAGTTTTGTGATTCTGATGATCTCATACATTGTCATCTTGCATTCCCTGCGAAACCACAGtgcagaagggaggaaaaaagctcTCTCTACTTGTACTTCTCACATCATTGTAGTAGTTTTATTCTTTGTTccatgtatattcatatatacacgCCCCCCAACCACTTTCCCCATGGACAAGATGGTGGCTGTATTTTATACTATTGGGACCCCTTTTCTCAACCCACTCATCTACACACTGAGAAATGCAGAAGTGAAAAATGCCATGAGAAAGCTATGGCATATAAAAATtaccacagaaagcaaaagatGA
- the LOC110575789 gene encoding LOW QUALITY PROTEIN: olfactory receptor 4C46-like (The sequence of the model RefSeq protein was modified relative to this genomic sequence to represent the inferred CDS: inserted 3 bases in 2 codons) produces the protein MENRNNVTEFVLLGLTENPKMQKIIFVVVLVIYIISVVGNVLTVVTITTSPLSGSPMYFFLAYLSFIDACYSSANTPTLILNSLCEKKTIPFNACITQIFGEHXFGGADVILLTVMAYDLYVAICKPLHYMTIMNQRVCGLIMGVVWVGGFLHATIQIFFIIPLPFCGPNVIDHFMCDLNPLLSLACTDTHTLGLFVAANSGFICVLNFLLLIIFYVVILHSLRNHSSDARHKALSTCXSHITVVILFFVPCIFVYMRPTVTLSIDKAVELFYTTITPMLNPLIYTLRNDQMKNAIRKLCSKKAILGD, from the exons atggagAATAGGAACAATGTGACAGAGTTTGTTCTACTGGGGCTCACAGAGAATCCAAAGATGCAGAAAATCATATTTGTTGTGGTTTTGGTCATCTACATCATCTCTGTAGTAGGGAATGTGCTCACCGTGGTCACTATCACTACCAGCCCATTATCAGGGTCCCCCATGTACTTTTTCTTGGCCTATCTCTCTTTCATTGATGCCTGCTATTCTTCTGCCAACACCCCTACACTGATCTTAAATTCACTCTGTGAAAAGAAGACCATCCCATTCAATGCCTGTATTACCCAAATATTTGGAGAAC TTTTTGGAGGTGCTGATGTCATTCTGCTTACTGTGATGGCCTATGACCTctatgtggccatctgcaagccattGCATTACATGACCATCATGAATCAGCGGGTGTGTGGCCTGATAATGGGAGTGGTGTGGGTGGGAGGCTTCCTACATGCAACCATACAAATCTTCTTTATCATCCCATTACCCTTCTGTGGCCCTAATGTCATAGATCACTTTATGTGTGATCTGAACCCTTTGCTCAGTCTTGCCTGCACTGATACCCACACTCTAGGGCTCTTCGTTGCTGCCAACAGTGGTTTCATCTGTGTGTTAAACTTCCTCCTCTTGATCATCTTCTATGTGGTCATTCTGCACTCCCTAAGGAACCACAGCTCGGATGCGAGGCACAAAGCCCTCTCCACCTG CTCCCACATCACAGTGGTCATCCTATTCTTTGTGCCCTGCATATTTGTGTATATGAGACCCACAGTTACTTTATCTATCGATAAAGCCGTTGAATTGTTCTATACTACAATTACGCCCATGTTAAATCCTTTAATCTATACCTTGAGAAATGACCagatgaaaaatgccattaggaaATTGTGTAGTAAGAAAGCTATTTTAGGTGACTAA
- the LOC110576093 gene encoding olfactory receptor 4P4-like: MDNQNNVTEFVFMGLWGNKQMELLFFFLFLFCYLAILMGNFIILLTITCSHLIGQPMYYFLCHLSLMDLCYTSTVVPRLIRDLGSARQNISYNNCMTQLFTAHLLAGVEIFILVSMALDRYIAIVKPLHYMVIMNRQRCSMLIFMAWGVGFWHSVALLLMVLNLPFCGPNQIDHYLCDVKPLLKLVCKDIYVVNILMIANSGMVVVAVFLVLVASYILILYNLRTCSSLGRRKALSTCSSHVMVVILFFVPCIYIYVLPAGSGNKDKEISVFYTVIAPMLNPLIYTLRNMEMRIAMWKVWSKMAHSKFR; encoded by the coding sequence ATGGACAATCAGAACAATGTCACAGAATTTGTTTTCATGGGTCTGTGGGGAAATAAGCAAATGGAGCtactgttctttttcttgttcctgttCTGTTATTTGGCAATCTTAATGGGAAACTTCATTATCTTACTCACAATCACCTGCAGCCATCTAATTGGACAACCAATGTACTATTTTCTCTGCCACCTTTCCCTAATGGACCTCTGCTACACCTCCACTGTGGTCCCCAGGTTAATCAGGGACTTAGGCTCAGCAAGACAAAATATTTCCTATAACAACTGTATGACCCAGCTCTTCACTGCCCACTTGCTGGCAGGTGTAGAGATATTCATCCTGGTGTCCATGGCTTTAGACCGCTATATTGCCATTGTCAAGCCCCTGCACTACATGGTCATCATGAACCGGCAGAGGTGTAGCATGTTGATCTTCATGGCCTGGGGTGTGGGGTTTTGGCACTCTGTTGCTCTATTGCTCATGGTACTCAATTTACCCTTCTGTGGTCCTAATCAAATAGATCACTACCTATGTGATGTGAAGCCTCTTTTGAAACTGGTGTGCAAAGACATTTATGTTGTTAATATCTTAATGATTGCAAACTCAGGAATGGTGGTGGTTGCTGTCTTTCTTGTCCTGGTGGCTTCTTACATTCTCATATTATATAATCTTAGGACCTGCTCCTCTCTAGGGCGACGCAAAGCTCTCTCAACCTGCAGCTCTCATGTAATGGTggtcattttattctttgtgccTTGTATCTATATTTATGTTCTACCTGCAGGGAGTGGGAACAAGGATAAGGAAATCTCTGTATTTTACACTGTGATTGCCCCCATGCTGAATCCTCTCATCTATACCCTGAGAAACATGGAGATGAGAATTGCCATGTGGAAAGTATGGTCTAAAATGGCCCACTCAAAATtcaggtag